Below is a window of Deinococcus fonticola DNA.
ACCATTTGTGTTTTGTCCAGCGGCGTGGCGCTGTAGCGCAGGGTACACAGGGGGTTGAGCAGCGCCAGCGCCCTACGCCCCTGGCCCTCGCCGCCCTTTTTGGCCTTGCCCGTCAGCTTGCCCGCGTCGCCGTACACGCTCTGCGGCTCATCCACAATGAGGACTGGATTCGTGGCCCGAATCAGGTCAATCGGCTTTTCGCCGCCCGTCTGTTCGTTGGGGCGGTGAATGACCCGCTCGGCCTTGCGTCTGCCGCTTGACCCTTCAGTTTCTTCGGCGGCTTCCTGCACGCTGTAAAGCGCCTGAATGGTCGCCACCATAAAGCGCAGGCTGGAACTGGTCGCAAAATCGCGCACCTGGTTCAACTTGGCGCTGTCGTAGGCGTAAAAATCGTACCCCTTGGCTTCCGGGTAAAGCGTGCCGAAATGCTCGCGGGTCATGTCCAGCGACTTCATCACGCCTTCCTTGATGGCAATGCTGGGCACCACAATCACAAACTTGGTAAACCCGTAACGCCGGTGCAACTCGAACGCCGTGCGCAGGTACACGTAGGTTTTGCCCGTGCCCGTCTCCATTTCTATGGTGTAGTCGCCCACCAGCGGCAGCGGCGAGGGCGCAAGGCCGTTTGCCAACTGAATACCGTTCAGGTTGCTGTGCACTTCTTCTGGCAGCAGGCTGAGGCGGTTCCCCACCCCCAGGTCTGTTTCCGCCATGCCCAGCGTGCTCATGTTGCCGCGCACGCCCGCCGTCACCGTAAATTCTGAGCGGTTAATCTGCTGGCCCGCGAACAGCCCCGCCACCGCTTCTATGGCCTGGCCCTGATAGTCCAGATTCGACTCGAACTGGATTTTCACAACGAACGCACCACCCAGTTGCGGCCCAGCACCTCGGCCCGCTGGGTCAGGTACTTGCTGAGGTTCAGCTTGGCATTGTCATTTTCAAAGGCACTGTCCAGAAAGAGCACGTGCGCCTCGCCCGCCGGGTTCTCGGCGGTGAGCCAGTCGGCCATGCCCTGGCCCAGCTCCTGCACCTGCGCGGCGGCAATACGGCGCTCCAGGCACGCCACCAGCGCCCCGCCGCCCACCAGTTGCACCTTCAGGCCCGCTATGGTGCGTTCCTCTATAGGCGTGGTCAGGGGCAGCCCCAGCTTGAGCAACACTTCGTACAGCACGTCCCTGTCGGTGCGCCCCGCCTTGATGTTGTCCTCGGCGCTGAGCAAGGCCGCTTGAACGTCCTGACGCGCCGCGTCACCGTCCCACGCCGCCACGTTGCTGCTGTCCAGCTTGAACACCCGAAAGCCCGTATCCCCCGCGAACATGGGATTCTCGGCCTTCACCTTGGCCCCCGCCCGGCGCAGGCGTTCCTTGGTCAGTTCGGCAATGTTACGCGGCACGCCCAGCGAGTCGCAGAAGTCGGCGGCGGTTTTCTGCTCGGCCTTGGCGGGGTCTAACGGCTCGGGCAGTTGCACCAGAATGAACTGACGGTTGCCCCCGTCGGCGGCATTCTGAGCCATAACCGCGTGGCCCGTGGTGCCAGAGCCAGCAAAGAAGTCAAGGATGATGTCGTCTTGCGAACTCCCAGTTATCTGTATGATATGTGTCATTAATCCCACAGGCTTAGGAAAATCAAATACTTTTTCGCCATTGAAAATATCTCTAACGTCTCGCGTCGCTTTTTTATTACCCTCAATCTTTGTCCATAAATTTGAAGGCTGCTTTAGCCTACCTTCTAGATAGAACTTCTGATAAACCTTCCATACTCCCTGGGATTTCTGCCATTCAATTAACCCCAAGCGCTCCATCTCTTTATACCGTTCTTCACCACAAATCCAGCGACTCTCATACCCGGTAGGAGAAATAGGATAGATAATTGTTCCGTCAGGGGAAGATAGGCCATAATACATAGTAGGCCTATCTTCACGCCTATCCTCGCCACCCGTTCTTCTTAATGAGCGAATTAAATATCTACCTTTTTCATCTTCCCTATCATAGATGACAGAATCGGATTCATCAAATTCGGTTCCTTTGATTTGTGTCAGGCCAGACTTTGAATAAATTAGAATATAATCAAGTTCATTAACAAATCCATCAAATCCACCCCCGGTAGGTGTTCCAGTAGGTCGGGAGACAATCGCCATTAGGTTCTCTTCTCCTAGAACTTCATCTAAAACACGTTTCAAGTTTCCTACTTCCGAATCGTCAATACTGACAAAAATTACGCCGTCATCTCTCAACAATTCCCGCGCCAGTTTCAACCGGGGGTACATCATGTTCAGCCAGTCGGTATGAAACCTGCCGCTGCTTTCCGTGTTGCTGCTCACCCGGCGGCCTTCCTCTAGCTGCCCCGTCAACTCCTGATAGTTCTTCAGGCTGTCGGTGTAGTCGTCGGGGTACACAAAGTCCTTGCCCGTGTTGTACGGCGGGTCTATGTAAATCAGCTTCACCTTGCCCGCGTAGCTGCGCTGGAGCAGCTTCAGCACTTCCAGGTTGTCGCCCTCAATCATCAGGTTCTGGGTGCTGTCCCAGTCCACGCTGCTGGCGGGGTCGGGCCGCAGGGTGGCGCGGGTGGGGGTCAGGGCGTGGCGGCGGGCGCGGGCCTTGCCGTTCCAGGTCAGGCCGTACTTTTCGGGCTGGTCGTCTATCTGGTCGCCCAGAAGTTGTTTCAGGACATCAAAGTTCAGTCGCCCTTCGCTGAAGGCTTCGGGGAACAGGTCGTGTAGGAGGGTCAGGTTCTGCGCGAGACCGTCCTGGCTTTGCGTTTCGGGGTGGTCGGGGGTCAGGTGTTGCATGGGGGCTTCCTTTTGGGGGGTGGGGGGAATGCGGGGGCGGCAAGGGGGTTAGAGCAGGGAAGAAAGCTCGGACACGTCAGGCAATTCGGGCAGGTCGCTTCTGTCCACCGTGAAGGCGGCGGGGTCGTACGTAGGTGACTGGGCCAGAAAAGCGGCCACTGCCGGACTCCAGCCCCGCACTTTTCCGGTGCGGCTTTCTGCCTGTGCTGCGTCAGCCGTGTGGCCCGGCTCGCGGTGCGTGTCGTTCGGGTTCCTGTTCGTTATGCCACCACCTCGCTTGCGGTACGCAGAATTCTAAGTCAGGGTGCTCGCTCACCCGGTGGGCCAGTTCAGCAACAACTGCCGCACCTCTTCCTGCTGCGCGGCCACTGCCCTGGCCTTCAGGTTCAGTTCGGCGCGGCGGGCCAGTGACTTTTCACGGCCAGCGTTGCGGCGTAGGGCAGCGAGTTCGCGTTCCAGCCGGGCGTAGTCCTGCACGGGCTGCCGCAGGGGGTCAGGCTGCGGGTACAGCCGGAATTGCCCGGTCATGGCGGCAATCTGCCAGGACAGCAGGGCGGCCTGCCAGTGGGCGTACAGGTGGTACAGGTCGGCGAAGGGGCGCACGCTGGGGGGCAACTGGGCCAGCAGGGGGGCCAGGAAGGGGCCGGGCAGCAGCGGCACGGCCTGCAAGTCATGTTCCAGCACCACCGCCCCTTCCTGAGCCTGAGAGCGGCGCTTGGGGGCCAGGCTGAGCCAGGTGCTTTCTTGGTCTGCATCCAGTAGCAGCAGCGGGTACGGAATGGCCCGGTGAATCAGTTCGCGCAAGCGGGTCGCCCCGGCGCTGTCGGGTTTCAGGGCGCGGCGGGTCAGGGTCATGACCTGCACCTCGGGGTAGGCGTGCGTGGCGGTGTCGTGGGCCGGAATCGCCACCGTGTCCGGGCGCAGCGCCGCATTCCAGCGCAGTTCGGCCACGCTGGCTTCTATCAGTCGTTTGTCGGCACTGGTGGGCGTGCCGTGTTCCAGCAGCAGCGTTTTGGGAATGCGCTGGTCGGCCAGGGCCTGTGCGGGCAGGGCCAGGGCGGTCAGCACGGCGTCGGGGGCTGGGCTGGCAGGGGGCGGGGCATGGTGGGTCATGCGGGAGCCGCTGGCGGCAAAATCGTCAGGTACGCCACCACCTCGAAGTCTTCCAGTCCGGCAGCATTGCCCCGGCCCGTCTGGGTGCCGCCCAGGCTGAACAGGCTGGCGGCGGCGCGTTCCTCGGCCTTGCCCGTAATGGCACTGATGGCGGCCCCCAGTTGCTTTTGTAAGGCGTCCATGCGCTCACCGCCTCTGGTCAGCTTCTCGAATTGCTTTTCGGCCTGTGGGTCGCGCCCCTGACCCGCACACAGCTTCCGCAGCCTGTCCAGCGCCTGCTTGGCCTGCGTGGGGGGCAGCAGGGCCGCGCTGTCCTCGCCCACATGAATCAGGTAATGCGGCGAGAGGGGATAGTCCTGCGCCGCTTTCAGTGAACGCTCGGTGGCGGCCCGCAACACGAACAGCGTGCCGGGCGGAATCTGCGCGTCGGCATACACCGGGGCGTAAATGGCGGGGGGCAGGGCTTCAAACTGCGCGGCGGCTTCGGGGTGGGCGGCCAGATAGGTGGTCAGGTCGACACGGAAGTCATTCAGGGTCAGGTCAGTGAGGCTCAGGCCACTGCTCAGGTCTTCTATGTCCACCACCGCGTTCTGAAGCTGGAGAAGCTGCTTGCGGCGGTACTCCAGGTCGTTCATGACGTTCCCGGCCTCGGCGGTAATCAGGTTTTCCTCGCCCGTGGCCGAAATGTCCAGCAGCATCATGCGGCCCGACACCCGGCTTTCCAGGTTGATGTACTCGTCGAGTTCCATGTTGGGCCAGAAGTTGACCAGCTGAATCTGGTCGTTGGGGCTGCCGATACGGTCAATGCGCCCGAAACGCTGGATGATGCGAACCGGGTTCCAGTGAATGTCGTAATTGACCAGCAGGTCGCAATCCTGCAAATTCTGGCCCTCGCTGATGCAATCGGTGGCAATCAGCAACTCCAGTTCGCCCTCACGGCTCAGTTCGGCGGGGCGGCCCTTGCTGCGGGGGCTAAAGGCCGTCAGGATGCTGCCCAGGTCGGTGCGGATGCTGGGCAGGTTGGTGCGGTTGCTGCCCGCCCCCGTGACCAGCGCAGCGTGTAGGCCGTGCTCCTGCAAAGCCCAGCCTTCCAGCTGCGCGTACAGGTACTTGGCGGTATCGGCAAAGGCCGTGAACACGATGACTTTGCGGTTGCCGGGGTTAATCGGGTGGCGCAGCTTCCCTTCGATGACCTCTTTCAGCAAGCCCAGTTTTTCATCCTGCGCTGGGAGCACCTTTTGGGCTTTCTCCAGCAAGTTGCTCAGCCGCTCGCGGTCTTCCTGCAAGTCCTGCCGCCACTTCCGCCTGTCCACGTCGGCCAGCAGCACCTTCACTTCGCGGCCCACACCCTGCGTTTCCAGAATGGGGTCGTCTTCTGCGAGGTCT
It encodes the following:
- a CDS encoding site-specific DNA-methyltransferase, which gives rise to MQHLTPDHPETQSQDGLAQNLTLLHDLFPEAFSEGRLNFDVLKQLLGDQIDDQPEKYGLTWNGKARARRHALTPTRATLRPDPASSVDWDSTQNLMIEGDNLEVLKLLQRSYAGKVKLIYIDPPYNTGKDFVYPDDYTDSLKNYQELTGQLEEGRRVSSNTESSGRFHTDWLNMMYPRLKLARELLRDDGVIFVSIDDSEVGNLKRVLDEVLGEENLMAIVSRPTGTPTGGGFDGFVNELDYILIYSKSGLTQIKGTEFDESDSVIYDREDEKGRYLIRSLRRTGGEDRREDRPTMYYGLSSPDGTIIYPISPTGYESRWICGEERYKEMERLGLIEWQKSQGVWKVYQKFYLEGRLKQPSNLWTKIEGNKKATRDVRDIFNGEKVFDFPKPVGLMTHIIQITGSSQDDIILDFFAGSGTTGHAVMAQNAADGGNRQFILVQLPEPLDPAKAEQKTAADFCDSLGVPRNIAELTKERLRRAGAKVKAENPMFAGDTGFRVFKLDSSNVAAWDGDAARQDVQAALLSAEDNIKAGRTDRDVLYEVLLKLGLPLTTPIEERTIAGLKVQLVGGGALVACLERRIAAAQVQELGQGMADWLTAENPAGEAHVLFLDSAFENDNAKLNLSKYLTQRAEVLGRNWVVRSL
- a CDS encoding DUF4391 domain-containing protein yields the protein MTHHAPPPASPAPDAVLTALALPAQALADQRIPKTLLLEHGTPTSADKRLIEASVAELRWNAALRPDTVAIPAHDTATHAYPEVQVMTLTRRALKPDSAGATRLRELIHRAIPYPLLLLDADQESTWLSLAPKRRSQAQEGAVVLEHDLQAVPLLPGPFLAPLLAQLPPSVRPFADLYHLYAHWQAALLSWQIAAMTGQFRLYPQPDPLRQPVQDYARLERELAALRRNAGREKSLARRAELNLKARAVAAQQEEVRQLLLNWPTG